CCAGTTTCAACGTTCCCCCCGACCGGGGCCAGGAGTTCAACCTCCCGTTCAAACTCCATGAACTAGAGTTCGCCCTCAGCAGGGCCAAGGGGAAATCCTCCGGGCCTGACGAGCTCGGATACCCCATGATTCGAAACCTCCCACCCAGCTGTAAGCGTAGCCTACTGCAGGCCATAAATACCATTTGGGCCTCCGGATCGTTACCAAGCGGGTGGAAAACGAGCCTGGTAGTCCCGATCCCCAAAGGATCTGGACCTGCTAACGAAGTCTCCAACTATCGGCCCATCGCTCTTACCAGTTGCGCCTCCAAGGTTGTAGAAAAGATGGCGAACCGCCGTCTCGTGGAATACCTCGAAACTAACGGCCACCTAGATCAACGGCAACACGCTTTCCGGGCCGGACGCGGCACCGGTTCCTTCCTGGCCGAATTGGGCCAAACGCTGGACGATGCATTAGAGCGCAAAGAGCATGCTGAGATCATATCCTTGGACCTGGCCAAGGCCTATAACCGGGCCTGGACCCCTGACGTTCTGGCTAGGCTAGCTCACTGGGGAGTTACCGGAAACCTCCTacaattcttgaaggacttccttACAGGGAGATCCTTCCAGGTAATCATCGGAAACAGCCGAAGTAGCCCCCGAGAGGAAGAAACTGGCGTCCCACAAGGATCCGTGATTGCGGTCACCATTTTCCTGGTAGCCATGCACGGGGTCTTTGAGACCATCCCGAGGGGTGTCTACCTAAAGGTGTACGCCGATGACATCACCCTCATCGTAATCGGCGTGCACCCAAAGGCAATACGAAGGAAGGCCCAAGCAGCCACGAATGCCGTTGGGAAGTGGGCGGCCAAGGCCGGCTTTGAAATCTCGGCCACCAAATCGGCCAGACTACACATCTGTGACAGCAACCACCGGTTGCCCCGGGAGCAAATCACGCTCAATAAGGAAGTGATCCCAACAAGGAAAACCTTGAAAATCCTCGGGGTCACCCTTGACCGGCACATGACCCTACAAGCCCATCTGGATACCGTTAGAAAGAGCTGCGAAACCCGGTTGAACCTTCTTCGGAGCATCTCCGGCAAGAGAACCCGGAGCGATCGGACCACCCACCTCCGGGTCGCCGACGCTGTGATAGGCAGCCGCCTAACCTACGGGATCGAAATCACGTGCAGAGCCCGGGAACGCCTGATCAAGGTTTTGGGGCCCATCCATAACCGGGCCATTCGAACGATCTCCGGCCTTCTACCGTCGACCCCCGCCGACGCAGCATGCGTCGAGGCTGGTGTTTTTCCCTTCCGGCAGAAAATCGCCCAAACAATTTGCAACCGAGCCATAGGCTTCCTCGAGAAGACCCGGGATAATGGACAAGGCTGCTTCCTGAGCGGGCAAGCAAACCTGGCCCTTCAATCCGTGGCCAACGCCACGCTTCCCCCGGTGGCAGGTCTCCACCGGCTCGGACCGAGAAGCTGGTCGGCCAGGGCACCAGAAATTGACCGAGCAATCAAGAGCCGCTTCGCACGGCAAGCTCAACCCCAGGAACTCCAGGCTTTTTTCCTGGAGAGGATCCGAGGCCGATACAAATATCACGCGATCTACTATACCGACGGCTCTAAACTGGGGGACCGAGTGGGCATTGGTGTCCACGGCACGGACCCAGAACTACACCACCGCCTCCCGGCGGAGTGCTCGGTTTTCTCGGCCGAAGCAGCAGGAATCTTCCAGGCCATCACAGCACCAAGGGACGGTGCCGTACTGGTGGTAACCGACTCTAACAGCGCCATCTCCGCCATCGACAACGTAATGGCCAAGCACCCTTTCATCCAGGGCATCCAGGCGGCCCTAGACGCTGCCGAACATCGGACGGTACTGATGTGGGTCCCCGGGCACTGCGGAATCCGCGGCAACGAACGCGCCGATGTCCTGGCCGGCATTGGCCGGAACAGCCCCTACCTCACCCGGAAAATCCCAGCGGACGATGCCAAGAAATGGGTCAATGACACCATCCGACAAGCCTGGGCCAACGAGTGGTGGCGGAATCGGACCCTCTTCCTACGGAAGGCAAAACCAAGCATAGAACCCGGAGAAGACCTCCCTAACCGGCGGGAGCAGATCATCCTGTCCCGACTCAGGACGGGACACACAAGAGCGTCCCACAACATGGCCGCCGGAAACTCCGGCTTCCGCCGGCAATGCGAAAACTGCGACACCCCTAACACGGTAGAGCACTTCCTGTGCGTCTGCCCGGCTCTCGGGAACCTCCGAGAAACACACCAAATCAGCGACATCCCAAGCTCACTTTCGAATGACGAAGTCCGTGAGCGGCAAGTTATAAACTTCTTGAAAGAGGCTGGCCTATATCACGAGATTTGAGAAGAGCCATACCGCTGGCGGGACcggtgggcacctcggacctctcggatttcccgggatccgagCGGTAAGGCCCACCCATCAACCAACCCCAACTTCAAGGTCGGATACCCGGAGCAGCAGGAGAAAGATCAGCGGGTACTCTCTGCAACCGTCGGGGCGCCGTCCAACCGGAAGCCGGTAGGGGACCGGCATGGACGGGTCGACCTCGGCGTTGTGGGGAGGAACCGCTGATACAACGAATCCTCCGGCAGTCGGGGCGCCTCCAACCGGAAGCCGGCAGGGGACCGGCATGGACGGACCGACCTCGGCGCCGGACGGACACCGAGACCAGCAGAAACAACGACCACCCTACACCGCAATGACCCTCCtggtgggcacctcggacctctcgggGTCTCCCGGGATCCGAGCGGTAAGGCCCACCCACCAGCATACCACCAACCACAGCGACCCTCAAGGTCGGCACCAGTAGCGAAGAACCGTGGACCACcggtgggcacctcggacctctcgggATCCCGGGATCCGAGTGGTAAGCCCCACCCCTTCTCAACAAACCGCCAACAAACAACTCCGCCTACCTCGCGGTCCCAACGGATCCTCAATGGCCCCCCATGGGGAGGAGCCATCCAACGCACCAAGAAGCTCTTCGAGGCCAACCCCGGCCGTGAACGGCCCGAGGCGAGCTGTAAGGCGCCTGGAACCTCGTACCCAACCACACCCAACCCGGCTAACCAGTCGGAAACGGACTTCGTGTCAACCCTGGCCGGAATGGCCCGTGGCGAGCCGCTGGCTCCCAGGACCCCACAGGATAGGACGGACAACCTGACCGGCATACAACCCCCTTCCCCCGGTGAGCACCGGCACCATAAACCGAAGGAAAACGGACAGCAGCAAACAAaaaatgaaatgtattttttctccCCGGGGGCCCCCTCTGGGCCCTCACATACCCGAATGATATTTAAACTGCCAGACTTTGTAGCTTTTTACCAGGTGAGCCCCTCTGGCTCACCTTTCtcaggaaagagacgaaccagccaagggctgaaagtctctctaataaagacaaatcaatcaatcaatcaatcaattctaagaacttttgttttcgtttttcaATTATTCcttattcacatctctccagaagtttcttcagagattcttccagaagattcagtgatgcctccaggagatccacctgggattcctccagaaagttcttcagggaCGCCTCCAGGAGTttaatcattgtttttttttcagtaggtaTCTCAGAAAGATCTCGTCAGGGAaaactccaggacttccttcagaaattaattcgggagaattcagggatgctttcaagataaagtgaccagatgatcagagctctAACTTTTTGTATTTGGGTGAAACTGACAACTTTTTATCATCCAATAGGAATTAAATGTATTAGAATtgttattaacccttcagcgcgcgcgctgttgtaaaaaatacaacactatcaaaagacctcgcttttcgtatacagcgcgagcgcggtgcagtttcggttgcttgatggcgcgcgtcctggaaggttaaatttagtgttaagttgtgcgtTGAGTTGGAGAATTCGTTAGAGATTAAGAAACTGTCATGTAAGTTATTTATAGGAAAAAAACATTgttaaattactgaaaaaaaaaagaaaaaagacacgtcttcggccagaggccgcacagagtgaacattactaacattaggcaacgggcaacatatataacacccagtggagaattttccgtttgacgaaaagttttcgcagactggagcgggaatcgaacccgcacgagacacctaaacgactcaCGCCGATAACCACCCGGACACGAAGCCCACGATTAAAACGAATTCTTTTGAATACAGCATTGAAGTTGTCGTGAAAAACGCTGCTCTCGACATGTGTTTCATTGATCCAGAGAAAACTCGCTCCAACAGGTACAAAAAATAGTATTCTACCGTTTTTCGACTGTTAATTTCATCTTCTACTTATGAAATTCTACTCGTTTCACTCTCTATTTGCTTCACCATATTTTGCAATACTGATTGTGATTGAAAATCATCCACATTTTCAAATTGTTCCTCTAAAAGATCTCGAACAAAATCTGGAACTGCTTTTGTTAGACACAAAAACCTTTAACAGTTCAAACATTTGCAACAGTCGTTTTATGCAAGTATCAAGGCTTATCACCTAGGCTTCCTGTAACCCTTAATCTTCATGTATGGAAGTTGTTCAAATGTAAGATGTGATTTGTGCTTTGAACAAAGCCTGTTTGACTGTTACTATTGAAGTGACTTCAATGGTGCGtatgtttatttgtttttctagcgcgggacatttttacgatttaAGACAAATgcgggacatttcgcgggacataatttATCGCGGGACCTTTGGCCAAAACGtgggactgtcccgcgaaacgcgggacgtctgcTCACTTTACTCcaagagatacatcagagattcatccagaagatcttccagggattctcataGAAGGTCCTTCAGAGATAAGTCTGAgagtttctacatgaattccacctgaagttccttcaagaactcaaacaggagtttcctcaaagattcttccaggatatctttcagaaattcatttacaaTTTCATCAAGGGATTTCTCTCGACGTTCTGTATGGATTGGtgaagaagatccttcagggatcactccgggagtttcatcaagggttcctacaggaattccttctagcatcccccctgtaatttcttcggggattcctcctgaaatttctacgggtattcctcttcgaatttcttcgaagattcctcccggaattcattcggggattccttctagaattccttaaggaatttcttcggtgattcatcctagaaattcctcaggaatttctcctggaactccttcagatatttattctggatatttttcgttaatttctcttagaaatccttcggggattctttcttgaattcgcttggaaattcccccaggaatttcttgcttgatttctgctaaaatttcttcgggattcatGTTGGAATTTTTTCGGAGTTTCTtcttgagaatcctgagaaaactcctcttggaattatttcaggggttcctcatggaactcccacgaggattcctcctggatatttttcgatgattcTCAAATTCcttccctttggggattccttctggacttccttcatgaattctcctgagattttttcaggaattcctcttgatatttcgtcgtggattccttctgggttcctccggggttttctcctgaaacactagtttacagcatttttgaactcggtaagctgatgatcgtttttggtgtagaatcatgccctgagttcgaaaacgcgaaggaaaaaaattacagtagagcggaaattttttcgactttccatacaaggttgatgatttgaaatcgatttttgttctatttttaagcaaagtcgctcacttcaaacatctcattctccgtaatcaatgctccgattgagctgaaatttttactgtaactcgcctacatatgatatgtcaaatgaacgtcgagaaagaatttttaagttggttttttcttattgaaaaaaatacatttcctcaaaaaattttggaaattttgctaaaatttaagaagatcatccctaaaactcgccaatatcttgaatttcatcaatctgatgcaaaacctgtattgAGATGTTCGAAtgctattgtattcagcttttaatttatggaaaaagatttaaaaatggttaaacaaaacgcaatatatttgaattttagtaaattacatattttgaaaagttgcaaaactcgatattgagctaaaactcaaaaactgttctacttaaaattttttgaaggtcggtttcgaaatcagcactaaattgtgcttaaaaaactttggtcgttgacagaagttcacgactttcgttttattttgtaaacttgtgaaattccttcagtaatacttCATGGAATTATGACAAGATtcctccttcggagatttctcctgatatttttttcctagagttcctttgaggatttctccttgaattaatttggagattcctactggacttcctatggggtttcctcttgaaaaacctttgatgttccgcttggaattccttcggagatttctcccggaatctcttCGGTGGTGCCCCCtgtgattcctgcagggatttctgcggtaatttcttcggggattctttctagactttctttgaggattcctgttaaaattccttcggggatttcgtcagggattccttctggatttctttcggggtttcctcttggaagttctttggtgattcttcttcgtatttctttggaaattcctcctgggattcctttgggagtcatcctagaattcctgcggagcgatccttcctaaaattctttcgagaatttctcctggaattctatcggggattcctcttggaattctatcggggattcctcttggaattccttcgaagattcctcctagagttccttcgggaattccttctagaattccttcgtgattttctcctgatatttcgtccaggattctttctggatttccttcgggattcctttttggaaattctttgttgATTCCTCtccaaatttcttcggagattcctcctggaattccttcggagattcctgctggaatttattatgggattcctcctgaaa
The Aedes albopictus strain Foshan unplaced genomic scaffold, AalbF5 HiC_scaffold_756, whole genome shotgun sequence genome window above contains:
- the LOC115269929 gene encoding basic salivary proline-rich protein 2-like; translated protein: MDGSTSALWGGTADTTNPPAVGAPPTGSRQGTGMDGPTSAPDGHRDQQKQRPPYTAMTLLRPSRSAPVAKNRGPPVGTSDLSGSRDPSGKPHPFSTNRQQTTPPTSRSQRILNGPPWGGAIQRTKKLFEANPGRERPEASCKAPGTSYPTTPNPANQSETDFVSTLAGMARGEPLAPRTPQDRTDNLTGIQPPSPGEHRHHKPKENGQQQTKNE